A genomic window from Pseudonocardia broussonetiae includes:
- a CDS encoding AMP-binding protein, whose protein sequence is MTGSVQNPSAQNPSAEAFYAARAFLQEHRLDYDTALRDFAWPEIDEFNFALDHIDAVAADPERGAKRALWIVEGDGSEAHWTYRELAERSNRVANWLRGHGVARGDRIILMLGNQVELWETMLAAMKLGAVVIPATTLLTASDLRDRLDRGAAKHVVVGGADAGKFDGVEGDYTRIAVRGAPEGWLDYADADDAPAEFTPDGVTKGSDTLLLYFTSGTTAKPKLVEHTHASYPVGHLSTMYWIGLEPGDVHLNISSPGWAKHAWSNVFAPWIAESCVLVMNYAKFDAASVLAVLDRCGVDSFCAPPTVWRMLIQADLSGLKTPPQKVVGAGEPLNPEVIEQIEKAWGVKIRDGFGQTESTVQIGNPPGQTVKPGSMGRPIPGYPIVLVDPATGEKGVTEGEICIDLERRPLGLMVGYHGDPERNAEAMADGVYHTGDVGSRDEDGYITYVGRADDVFKASDYRISPFELESVLIEHPAVAEAAIVPSPDPVRLAVPKAYVVLAAGYDPTEETARSILQFARDNLAPYKRIRRLEFFELPKTISGKIRRVELRGREGELHAQDGATPPGEFTL, encoded by the coding sequence ATGACCGGGTCGGTCCAGAACCCTTCGGCACAGAACCCTTCGGCAGAGGCCTTCTACGCGGCGCGGGCGTTCCTGCAGGAGCACCGCCTCGACTACGACACGGCGCTGCGCGACTTCGCCTGGCCCGAGATCGACGAGTTCAACTTCGCGCTCGACCACATCGACGCCGTCGCCGCCGATCCCGAGCGCGGCGCGAAGCGGGCGCTGTGGATCGTCGAGGGCGACGGGTCCGAGGCGCACTGGACTTATCGGGAGCTGGCCGAGCGCTCGAACCGCGTCGCCAACTGGCTGCGCGGGCACGGCGTCGCGCGCGGCGACCGGATCATCCTCATGCTCGGCAACCAGGTCGAGCTGTGGGAGACGATGCTCGCCGCGATGAAGCTCGGCGCGGTCGTCATCCCGGCGACGACGCTGCTCACGGCGTCCGACCTGCGCGACCGCCTCGACCGCGGCGCCGCGAAGCACGTCGTCGTGGGTGGCGCCGACGCCGGCAAGTTCGACGGCGTCGAGGGCGACTACACGAGGATCGCCGTCCGCGGCGCCCCCGAGGGCTGGCTCGACTACGCCGACGCCGACGACGCCCCCGCGGAGTTCACGCCGGACGGCGTCACCAAGGGCTCCGACACGCTGCTGCTGTACTTCACCTCCGGCACCACCGCGAAGCCCAAGCTCGTCGAGCACACCCACGCCAGCTACCCCGTCGGGCACCTGTCCACGATGTACTGGATCGGGCTCGAGCCCGGCGACGTCCACCTCAACATCTCCTCGCCCGGCTGGGCCAAGCACGCGTGGAGCAACGTCTTCGCGCCGTGGATCGCCGAGTCGTGCGTGCTCGTCATGAACTACGCGAAGTTCGACGCGGCGTCGGTGCTGGCGGTGCTCGACCGCTGCGGCGTCGACAGCTTCTGCGCCCCGCCCACGGTGTGGCGCATGCTCATCCAGGCCGACCTCTCGGGCCTGAAGACCCCGCCGCAGAAGGTCGTGGGCGCGGGGGAGCCGCTCAACCCCGAGGTCATCGAGCAGATCGAGAAGGCGTGGGGCGTCAAGATCCGCGACGGCTTCGGGCAGACCGAGTCCACGGTGCAGATCGGCAACCCGCCCGGGCAGACCGTCAAGCCGGGCTCGATGGGCCGCCCGATCCCGGGCTACCCGATCGTCCTGGTCGACCCGGCCACCGGCGAGAAGGGTGTCACCGAGGGCGAGATCTGCATCGACCTCGAGCGGCGCCCGCTCGGCCTGATGGTCGGCTACCACGGCGACCCCGAGCGCAACGCCGAGGCGATGGCCGACGGCGTCTACCACACCGGTGACGTCGGCTCCCGCGACGAGGACGGCTACATCACCTACGTCGGGCGCGCCGACGACGTGTTCAAGGCCTCGGACTACCGGATCTCGCCGTTCGAGCTGGAGAGCGTGCTGATCGAGCACCCGGCGGTGGCGGAGGCGGCGATCGTGCCCTCGCCCGACCCCGTGCGGCTCGCCGTCCCGAAGGCGTACGTCGTGCTCGCCGCGGGGTACGACCCGACCGAGGAGACGGCGCGCTCGATCCTGCAGTTCGCCCGCGACAACCTCGCCCCCTACAAGCGGATCCGGCGCCTGGAGTTCTTCGAGCTGCCCAAGACGATCTCCGGCAAGATCCGCCGCGTGGAGCTGCGGGGCCGCGAGGGCGAGCTGCACGCCCAGGACGGCGCCACTCCGCCCGGAGAGTTCACCCTCTAG